In Lolium perenne isolate Kyuss_39 chromosome 5, Kyuss_2.0, whole genome shotgun sequence, the sequence GTTGTCGAAGATCTGGACGAGCTGTGGCCATTCTGCCCATCATCGACGGCGGTGGATTTGCTCACCAAGGTATGGGTGGACAATCCCGCGACTTCCGAGCGCTTCACCTACGGCTTCGGCGGCTTAGAGTAAGATCTTGTACCCACTCTCGTAGGTTGGATTATCTCCCGCATCGCTGTACTTTTTTGGATTAGGGTTTGCCGTATGAGTGATTGCTAAAATGTGCTCTCTTTATTTTGTCTGTCTAGTTTGGATAATGAAGTATGGGAGGTCATAATAAATTTGGATGGGGTAGATAACCTTGAGAGGAGAATAGGGCATGATGACATTACATATCAGCAGATTGTTGCCATGATTGAGGTCAGGGGATATAGCATTTTAGATAACATCTATTGCAGACACCTAGATGGGCATGATGTATTAGTTGAGAACAGTGCAAGAATCTATGAACTGCTGGACATGTTTCAATCTAGTCGAGTGTTAAGCTTGACTCTAAAGAGAAGAGCTGTTGTTGGTAAGAAGCAGACTTGTGCAGAGCCAAGTGGCAGTGTAGTTGACAATGACAATGAAGGCCAACTATTGTTAAGTCAAGCTGCCAGTAATGTAGGATCTCAATTTCCTTACATGTGCACTCAAGAAGGTATAAGTGTTTAGAAGGGAAAGACGGTACAGAATGATGCACAAGATGATGCCAATATATTTTTCGACATGGGAGAGGCAGACTTTGCTGCAATGGATGAGCTAAGAAGGATGGAAGAAGTGGAAATAGCTGAGAAgattgaggagatgagaaggattcaAGAGGATCCATTTCTTCACTGTGAAGGTGACACCGATATTGAAGATATTTATGTAGTTCCAGATTTGAATGAAGCAGCTAACGAACCTGAACTGGAACTTGAACCTATGAAGAAAAGCAGAAGACGGTTAAAAGAGGACCCGGACCAACAACGAGATGTCATTCGTCTGTGCAAATTGATGACATCTCTAAGAGCACTAAGCTCCCAGGGTTGGGAGAGCTTACGGTTCCTCCGCAGGTCACTTTCATAGGCCCCACGTGAACAGAAGATTGGATTTGTTTTACTGATCATTTGGTTGACCCTCGACAGGTCTTGGACAACCTATTGGACGATGTCCAAAATGGTTCCCATACTAAGGAATTGTGCCATCACGGTCCCTCTTCTTGCTAAACGAGTCCATATACGGTCTTAATGTTGCATGCCGCCTCCAATGGCACAACGAGCGCCGCTTGTCCGAGCAGCCACGTGAAGATACAGCTCTCCCTAGAGCTGAGCTGCCTCCTTGGCTGGAAGGCGATTCCGAACATGGCTGTGATGAGCGCGCACATGCCGCAGGTGAATGTCCGTGCGGCAAGCGTGACCGTGCGTTTTGGCCGGTGCGACGTCGACGACATAGGGCCCAGGCCAGCAGCATAGAGGGTGAGCACGACGAGCACCGGGCGCAGGGTACTTCTCAAGCTTGCGCATGGGCGGAcccagagaaaattttgactgggGGCATACTATTTGACTATTTGAGTGGGGGCACTTTTGCTATGAATTTTCATAATTTAAGTAATTTCTCTTCAAAACATGTATAACTACTAAGGGATTTCAAAATTTTAGGCCCCCACTCAGCTGTACCTGGGTCTGCCCCTGAGCTTGCGGATGTCCCCATTGCCACGCACATTCACGGCGGCGCCGGAAGCGAGCTGCGCGGGCAGTACGGCTCAGTTATCAACTATGGCAGCCAACGACCGCACAGACGATAGGCGAAATGTGTGCACAGCGGATCCCGAACGCAGCCGGCGTGAGCACCGGAAACGGCACACAGTGCACGACCGGCGCCGGCGTGTTCGTGAGCACGAGGATGGCGAAAACCACGAGACTCGCGACGCAACGGAGACGACCTAGATCACAGAAATGCCAAGGTCCACGAAGCTGCCCGCAAAGTAGTACCCAACATGGCAGAGCACAAGAAGAAACCGTTGGAGGAAGATGAGGACGATGTCATAGGACGCCAAGCGTCCTGGCTGCATTCAAAGGGAGGGGAGGAGCAGCGCGACAAATCGAAGGCGATGGCGTTCTCTCTCGCTCGCGACAATCCTTTACCAAGGAGCAAACCTTCTTTCAAAAAATTTGGTTTCCTTTTCTTTTCATCTTGGCTTGCATTGTTATCTTCTCAACTATGCCCCAGAACCATATGCTATTTGCTCAGTCTATGAATTTTGCTCAAGCTGAAAAACAAACTATTTTCAAGTGCAATCCTTTGTCAAATCCATTTTGAGATCCATTGTTGTTCTTGAGAAAATAATACAGATTTACTTCCGCCATTTCATTTAGTGCCCATCATTCATAATATGGAACACCACGTAAATAGCAAAAACGGCGCAGCAACGCGCGCGAGGTCCTTCTAGTACTAGACTACATGCCATCATCGGATGAAGATGAGTTCCCTGGTTTTCTAAAGGATGAAGATGATTATTATTTTCAACCAATCACAATGGTGTCACCAAAGGGTAGAAAGAGTCGAAGGAAGAAAATCCCCCCAAGAAAATGGTATGAGGAGAAGAGGCTTCAACCACATGAACAATTGTGTTTGAAAATGTGTTTTACCAATATATGTGCAACAATTCATAAATGCTTTGATTGATTTGCACATAGAAAAAAGCAGAAACTACATGTACCACATGAACTCCAACATAAGGATCATTGTGAAGTGCATAAAGGAGAAGTGTCCTTTCTACATGTCAGCATCTGAGATCAAAGGTGAGAAGACATTTGTGCTTCGTAAGATGAAGATTCACCATACCTTTCCTACAACCACTGATTCAACAAGGGTCAGTGCTAGATGGTTGGCACATAAATATGAAAGTTTGTTCAGATCAGATACAAACACAAGAATTCAGACTTTGATTGATAGTGCAAGGCAACACTATGGTGTCGAAGTCTCAAAGATGACTGCCTACAGGGCAACGTGGATGGATGTTGATGTTGTGCTAGGTTATCACAAGGTGTGAGGCTAAGATACTTTGCCCAAACAGTAGTTGATACTAACCCTGGCAGTAGGGTTATGTATTGTAACAACTGTCACTCCAGCTCCATCTTTACAGAACCCTCATCCAGGTCTACATTTCATGGACTTTTCTTCCGCATCAATGGAGCCAGGGAGGGTTTTCTAAAAGGTTGCCAACCTTTCATAGGTGAGATTTTCTTACAAAATAAATGGTTTGCATTCTCGAATGGTAGTAGATGCATGGCTGATTTATTAAACTTCATAGATGCAGGGTTGGATGGTTGCTTTATTAAACTATGCACTGGGGCTCAAATCTTAGCCGCAACTGGCCGTGATGGAAATAATAATATGTACCCTATAGCCTTTGTTGTGGTTCCTAAAGAAGATACAACCAACTGGTGATGGTTTTTGACTCATCCGAAATATGCTTTAGGTGGGGAATCAGGAGATTTTGGCTACTACACTATTGTGTCAGACAGACAAAAGGTTTGCAACTCTCTTCCTTTTACATTGTGAAGTACCAACTCTCTTCCCTTTACATTGTCAAGTACCAAATGCGACTGTCTGAGCTATATTTTTCCTATGTTCTATGTATATAGGGCCTTCATAAATTAAGCAATAAGTCAAGTATTTCCTAACTATCCTCAGAGTTACTGCCTATGGCATATATATGCCAACTTTCAAACTGTTGGGTTTAGGGGTGAGGATTTGAAGAAATGCATGGATGCAGCCGCTTATGCCTACCACAAAGATCATTTTGATGTTGCCATGGCAAATTTGAAGGCAGAGAGTGAAGAAGCTTGGACATGGCTAAGTAAAATCCCTGTGCACACATGGGCCATGCATGCTTTCGACACCAACTGCAAGACATATTTGGTCGCGAACAACCTCAACAAAGTATTCAATAGGTACATTCTGAATGTAAGGAAGAAGTCAATCAAAACCATGATTGAAGGGATAAAGAACAAGCAGATGACTAGGCATCATGAAAAAACGGTAGGTGTAGGTACAACTAGATGGGAAATTACTCCTCACTCCACATAGATGCTTGAGCTGTCGAAGAAGTACTCTACATTTTGCACACCAAGGATTTCAGATGCTGATTTGTGGCAAGTTACTAATAGGAAGGTTGATGCAATTCATGAAGTCAATCTGGTTGCAAGGACTTGTGGATATAGGAGATGGGATGTCACTGGTATGCCTTGCAACCATGCTGTGAGTGCTATAATCAAAGCAAAGCAAGTTTCAGAGGAGTATGTGAACCCATTTTTCAAGAAGTAGATGTATGTTGAAGCATACAAGCCAATCATCTACCCAGTTTTGGGACAACATGATTGGACAAAGACAGAAACTCCAGACATCATACCACCAGAGTTCTACATTTCCAAAGGCAGGAAGGCagagaagaggaggaagcgaaaaAATGAGGTGACAAAACCCAAATACGCATCAAGAATGGGAACCATTACTTACTCGAACTACAATCTCCAGGGACACAAGTATACCAACTgcctcaaggagttgaggccagaTCTTGTGATCAGAAAAAACAAGCATGTGGTAAATATTTGACTTCATAATTGTTTTGCTTTTGTACACATTTGACTTGATAATTGTCTTACCTATTTAACTTGTATCTCCTGTTTTACTTGTAATAGCCTGCAACACAAGCTCCACCATCTAATGCTGCTCAAGCGAGTCCACATGCTGCGGCACATGCTGCAGCACATGCTACTCCACATGCTCCACATGCTGCAGCTCAAGCGGCTCCACATGCTCCTAGACAACCTTTTGTGCCACCAAGGATGGTTGCACAAGATGGGCGACAAGAATAAGTACCAGGTCCAGCTTACACAAGGAGCAGAACATGGGGATACTTCAACCgtggctatgtcaatcatgaagcggAAGGACAATCTTCAAACAATTGTGGCTAGAAACAGATGTTCATGTTGTCAAACATCTATGTTGTAATGGACAACCTTATTGCATTACTCCATTCGATGTCAATCTACCGAGCTATGAGCGACCTGGCAACTTTAAGTGATGAAGACATTCTGTTGAATGCTGCTATGAGTTTATTAGTCGAATGTTGTTCTGAATTTATCAGTCGAGCAGTTGAATGATGTTCTAAATTTATCAGTCGAATACGACCATTAAGTGGCGACGCCGCCGTCGACGTGCTGACCACGCCAACCACAAacgggcggcgccgccgtgcccTTGTCACAAAATTGTAACAAGAGGCTCACAAAATTGAAACTTGGGCTGAATTTCACATGTTTAGTGTCGTAGCTGTTGAATAATAACCTAGGCGACCATTAAGTGTCGCCGCCGTCGACGTGCTGACGACGGCAACCACAAACGGGTGGCGCCGCCCTGCCCTTTAACATATATAAGTACCATATAAAACTGAGACTCAATCAACGACATAGGATGTTTGACAAAATCAACGACATAAGATACCATATATATAAGTAGCAccatgatgacgcgtaaagcacacgcccgttgggaaccccaagtggaaggtgtgatgcgtacagcagcaagtttccctcagtaagaaaccaaggtttatcgaaccagtaggagtcaaggaacacgtgaaggtcgttggtgacggagtgtagtgcggcgcaacgccagggattccggcgccaacgtggaacctgcacaacacaatcaaagtactttgccccaacgtaacagtgaggttgtcaatctcaccggcttgctgtaaagaaaggattaaatgtatagtgtggaagatgatgtttgcttgcgaagaacagtaaagaacaatgtttgcagtagattgtattcagatgtaaaagaatggaccggggtccacagttcactagtggtgtctctccaataagaaatagcatgttgggtgaacaaattacagttgggcaattgacaaatagggagggcataacaatgcacatacatatcatgatgactactatgagatttaatcagggcattacgacaaagtacatagaccgctatccagcatgcatctatgcctaaaaagtccaccttcgggttagcatccgcaccccttccagtattaagttgcaaacaacagacaattgcattaagtatggtgcgtattgtaatcaacacaaatatccttagacaaagcattgatgttttatgtcactgtcccagattcaatggaggcatgaacccactatcgagcataaatactccctcttggagttacaagtatcaacttggccagagcatctactagcaacggagagcatggaagaacataaacaacacatatatgatagattgataatcaacttgacatagtattccatattcaacggatcccaacaaacacaacatgtagcattacaaatagatgatcttgatcatgataggcagctcacaagatctaacatgatagcacaattaggagaagacaaccatctagctactgctatggacccatagtccaaggatgaactactcacacatcaatccggaggcgatcatggtgatgaagagtcctccgggagatgattcccctctccggcagggtgccggaggcgatctcctgaatcccccgagatgggattggcggcggctgcgtctctggaagtatttccgtatcgtggctcccggtaatagggttttcgcgacggagagtatatgtaggcggaagggcagcgtcggtggaggcacgagggccccacaccatagggcggcgtgggccccacccaggccgcgcggccctgtggtgtcggcgcctcgtcgccccacttcgtaacccctttcggtcttctggaagctccgtggaaaaataagaccctgggcgttgatttcgtccaattccgagaatatttcctttgtaggatttctgaaaccaaaaacagcagaatacagcaactggctcttcggcatctcgtcaataggttagtgccggaaaatgcataataatgacataaagtgtatataaaacatgtgagtatcatcataaaattagcatggaacataagaaattatagatacgtttgagacgtatcaaaccatAACAAGAATAACAGTCTCATACATAGCTTACAATGTCAATATATTAACTTCAAAGGTACACAACATGGTTCAACACGAATTAACACATATTAGTCTAGCTTCAGCAAGATACAACATAGTAGTTAAAGACATCATTCCTGGCATATTCCAGCAATCATCTTCATCTTTTCCTTGTTGACATGGTGAGCTTTCAGGCCACAACATAATATTCtagcttcttcttctctttcttcaaACTAGCAACTTGCCCATCTCCACTCCGCATCTTCGCAGCCTCTAGCTCAAACTccagcttcttcttctcttcttcaagCCTGCCAACTTGTTCCTCTAACTTATGCATCTTCACAGCCTCCAACTCCAGCTTTTGATTGTCTTCCTTCAAACATGCAACTTGAGCTCTGCCTGCTGCCTCTTAGCATTCTCAAGCTCATGAGTGGTAGCCTCTGCAACATACTCCAAAGTGTCACCCAATTGCTTGTGCAGctccaagtttttcttctctaatTCCCTAGTCTTTAAGACTAGCTGGTAGTTTTTGTAGCAGCCTCCACACTCCCATGCATTCTGGAGTGCCTCTCTGACTCATACATAGACCACAACTTAACCAACACGTTCTTAAGTGGCAATGGCCACTCCTGGTCTACCCACACAACCTTATCACACATCACCTGCTCCTACAAATTAACTGAAATTTAGTACGCTACACAAATAATTAAACTAGGCAGTACAAGTAGACACATAAACTAACTAGTCAGTAGCACAAAATTATATAGCAATTTCACTAGGCAGTACCACAAAAAGATATAAACTAGCTAAATTTAAAACATTTAACTTAGCTACATTTACATAGGCAAGAAATAAATTTAACTGAGCTGTATCTGCATCAACAACAACATTTAACTTAGCACATATTTTTAACTAGGCACTAGCAATAGCAATTTGTACTAACAACTTTTAACTTAGCAAACATATTTGAACTAGGCATGCACAACAGCAATTTGTACGGACAAAAATTTGAAGTCACTAGAAATAGCAATTTCTACTAACAAAAATCAACTTGACCTACCTTGCATCCACATCTAAGGAATCTCCTTCCAGTATTCTTTGCTTCAAAGCAAACATATTTGTACATCGGCATGTCATGGTTGCAACGAATGTCAGAATCCTCATATCCAGTGAAATCTTGGTCTACAATGTTCTCTAGAATCTAAATTATTGGCAGAGAAAACAAGAATTAAACCTAAAATACCAAAAATCGGGGTGGGGCCATGACATGATGGGGCTAGGACACGTCGGAGCCGTCCAATGCTTTGCGGTGGTAGGCAACGCTCACATCGCGGCAAAAGGCAGCTTCGAACCAAAAAAAAATCCCAAATCacagcaaaccctaaccctaactatgcaCTTGCCGGGCGGTGCGGACTGATGTCGTGCCCCTGGTCGAAATCCGACAGCAGGTTGTCCTAGCTGCTCTCCCCATCGTTCCATGAGGGCATGGCGACGAGGCAGGCCTGGCGGTGCGGCGGCGATGAACTTGAGCAAGGTCGAGACCTAACTAGCACGGGGAATGGGGACGAGAAAACGAGTTCGGTTCCGACCGGGTCGGAGCAGGGTGCTAAGTGGCTCGGTGCACTAACGCATGCGGAAACGGCCGTTTGGCCAGTTGGCACCGGACCAAAGTGCTAATTTCGCTTTCTGGGACGGTTTTACGCGATGTGCTTCTCTCCGCCCCAATGTAGGTACGGACATGTTAAAATTACCAAAACAGGCACCGATTCGCCTTAATTTGTGGTAGATCTCTGTAATTTACTCAAATTTCGGCTTGGCGTCGAACATTTGGGATTTTGGTCGTCCGGAGCATACAAATTGAGGATTCATTTTCCAAAATCAAAAGCCACCTTGCGGACGGGACACGCACCCTTCTTCCCCAACTGCGCGGCGCCCGGCATTTCTCCCACCTGCTCCCCGCGTTCCCCTCTTCCCCTCCTCCAAAAACCTCCACTAAACCCTAGAGAAATCCCACCTTCCGATCCACATCGCCACCAGAGTTCGGAGAAGATGGGAGGAATCCGACGAGAGCGTCGTGCTGCTGTGGccgcggcatcggcatcggcagaAGAGTCGCTCCGCCGTAGCTGCGAGGAGGTCCTGCGCCTGAACGAGGAGGGGAACACGGCCGGGGCGAGCGGCCTCGCGCTGAAGCTTGTGGACCAGCACCCCAAGTCCGCGGCCCCCTGCAACTTGGTGGGCTATCTGATGGAGTCCGCCACATCCAAGGTACGGTACCAACTCGAGCAGCAGGATTCCGTCAGGGCCCGATCTGGGCAGCATGCCGATGCTGATCCCGATCCCGCGAGGATCGCGGAGGAACGCGCCAGAGCTGATGAGAGGGAAGTCGCCATATCCCACATGGCGGCCTGTCAAGAGGGGTGCGTCGCCTGGTACCGGAGGGCTTCCCAGCTCGCCCCCAGATGCCCTTACACGCGGGCGAACTGTGCCAGAGTACTTGGTATGTCTGACCACACCGCAGAGGCGTACAAGGAGTTTAGCGCTGCCGTTCACATCCGCAACCCCGAGGTTCCTGATAGAAACAATCCCTGGATGCATTCCACCGATGTAATGACAGACGAAGAGAAGAAGCTGTCCGCGATCGCCATGGCGCAGGATGAGTTTAACTGTTTCCTCCATCTTTCGGACACCAGGGTGTACACAGCTTGCCGCGATCTGCTGTACAACCTCCGCCAAGGCACTCCTGGGGTCAAGGCAAGGAATGAAGCACGCGATCTTGCTGCAAAGTACCCCTTCTCTGCACGTGCGAATCTGCTTCTGCCATATCTCATGCGATCCTTCATTGGTACATCTTCAAGTACGATACCAAAGGTGCAACAGTATAAACAGGTGCTTCGGGAGGTTGCTCAGATTGTTGACACGTTCCCGTCATCTATAGTGATATCCTTGTTTAGAGCTGAAGTCCTGTTTGCAATGGAGCGATATCTAGATGCATCAGTAGAGTGCCTCCGCGGACTCACGATTACGAGGCCAGATGATCCTGTTTCGCAGGTCATCCCGCCAGATTCTGCCTCTGGGTCTGGGCGAACTGAGAGAACACAAGTTGTCCTTGAAAAGCTCATCGATCTGTTGGAGAAAAGTGAGGAGAAAGTCGTTGATGCTGAGGAGATTGAGAAGCTTCAACAGGCTCTCTGCCTTAGACCCGAAGATCCTGAACTCAAGTGCCTAGTAAAGGGTCTTGTTGATGACTTGAACAAAAGCCTGTCGGAAGATCTCAACCTGAAGCTGAAACATGGAGAGCCAGTTCCGAGGGAGCAAAAATGTATTGTGTCGTTACATCATTTGCATGCACACTCTGAGTATGCACTAATCTGTTTCCGTGTCAGGTACCTCCTCAAAGAAGCAACCTATCAAGGTCCTTGGAAAAACGCCTGAGAACAAGAATATTGCTGAGAAAAGTATGAGTTTCTGCCCTTctcaaaaaagaaaaactattgaATCTGGTTCACCACACGCTACGCACATACTGAATGTCGTTTTTTTTTCTGTCTAATGTCAGGTACCTCCTCAAAGAAGCAACCTATAAAGGTCCTGGGAGAGAATGCTGAGAACAAGAATATTGCTGAGAAAAGTATGAGTTTCTGCCCTTctcaaaaaagaaaaactattgaATCTGGTTCACCACACGCTACGCACATACTGAATGTCGTTTTTTTTCTGTCTAATGTCAGGTACCTCCTCAAAGAAGCAACCTATAAATGTCCTGGAAGAGAATGCTGAGAAAGGTATGAGTTTGTGCCAATCTCGAATAAAAAGTAACTATTCAATCCCGACTTCGTGTCATGGATCTACAAGTCGCTTTTCCAATGTCAGACTAGGTTGGTcatttcgactagtttcctgagtTGACCGACTATTTCTGGACTAGTCTCGACTAGTCCTCCTTCCTGAGTCGTTCGACTCAAATTTTGCCTAATACAAGGCTCAGATCTTGAGGTCTGAGCTACCAGCTACAACGTACAGATATCTCAAGTGGTTTGCTCAGCTGATGCTGCAGCTCAAACCATGCTTTAAAATTACTAGCTATTTTGTATTCTTGTTACATGTGTTCTGTACCATATAGTATATACTGGCTGTTTTGTTACATGTCGGCTAGTCTATGAATAGTCTCAACTAGTCTATGAGTCGGTACCCCAACGACTCGGCTCGACTCGGCGACTCGTAATCCTTGCTAACTGTTTAGTACAAAAATTTGAACTAGCAAAAAAGGGCTAAAACCATGAGACCGTTTAGGCAACATATCGATGCACCCGAGGCTTCCGTGTATCCATGGTTGGATACACGGAAGCCTGAGATACTATTATCGTTCATTAATTAATCTTGTGTTATCATATTAGGTAAAGGTGATAAAGGGAAGTCTGCAATCACAATACCACAATCTGTTCTCTACAGTAACAAATATCAAAAGTTTACCAAGAAGAAAACGGAGGAGGCGGTCAGCCCCCTTCAGGTAATATGCTATATCTGCATTGAACTACTGCTGGGGCAATTTATTTAATTTGTTTTTATGTAGATAATGGGAAAACGGATAGTTCCACGGGAGACGGTGGACGTCTATGCT encodes:
- the LOC127298503 gene encoding uncharacterized protein isoform X1, whose translation is MGGIRRERRAAVAAASASAEESLRRSCEEVLRLNEEGNTAGASGLALKLVDQHPKSAAPCNLVGYLMESATSKVRYQLEQQDSVRARSGQHADADPDPARIAEERARADEREVAISHMAACQEGCVAWYRRASQLAPRCPYTRANCARVLGMSDHTAEAYKEFSAAVHIRNPEVPDRNNPWMHSTDVMTDEEKKLSAIAMAQDEFNCFLHLSDTRVYTACRDLLYNLRQGTPGVKARNEARDLAAKYPFSARANLLLPYLMRSFIGTSSSTIPKVQQYKQVLREVAQIVDTFPSSIVISLFRAEVLFAMERYLDASVECLRGLTITRPDDPVSQVIPPDSASGSGRTERTQVVLEKLIDLLEKSEEKVVDAEEIEKLQQALCLRPEDPELKCLVKGLVDDLNKSLSEDLNLKLKHGEPVPREQKCTSSKKQPIKVLGKTPENKNIAEKSTSSKKQPIKVLGENAENKNIAEKSTSSKKQPINVLEENAEKGKGDKGKSAITIPQSVLYSNKYQKFTKKKTEEAVSPLQIMGKRIVPRETVDVYADYCYLRSTCSVKKDICHLCVFEAHKYYKNDFFKGNMILHCQTKHETRTMKCDVPECDVRLRTEEEKEVHYHYCHAIHKDWWKHW
- the LOC127298503 gene encoding uncharacterized protein isoform X2, translated to MGGIRRERRAAVAAASASAEESLRRSCEEVLRLNEEGNTAGASGLALKLVDQHPKSAAPCNLVGYLMESATSKVRYQLEQQDSVRARSGQHADADPDPARIAEERARADEREVAISHMAACQEGCVAWYRRASQLAPRCPYTRANCARVLGMSDHTAEAYKEFSAAVHIRNPEVPDRNNPWMHSTDVMTDEEKKLSAIAMAQDEFNCFLHLSDTRVYTACRDLLYNLRQGTPGVKARNEARDLAAKYPFSARANLLLPYLMRSFIGTSSSTIPKVQQYKQVLREVAQIVDTFPSSIVISLFRAEVLFAMERYLDASVECLRGLTITRPDDPVSQVIPPDSASGSGRTERTQVVLEKLIDLLEKSEEKVVDAEEIEKLQQALCLRPEDPELKCLVKGLVDDLNKSLSEDLNLKLKHGEPVPREQKCTSSKKQPIKVLGKTPENKNIAEKSTSSKKQPINVLEENAEKGKGDKGKSAITIPQSVLYSNKYQKFTKKKTEEAVSPLQIMGKRIVPRETVDVYADYCYLRSTCSVKKDICHLCVFEAHKYYKNDFFKGNMILHCQTKHETRTMKCDVPECDVRLRTEEEKEVHYHYCHAIHKDWWKHW